The proteins below come from a single Cylindrospermopsis raciborskii Cr2010 genomic window:
- a CDS encoding DNA polymerase III subunit gamma/tau — MSYEPLHHKYRPKSFAELVGQEAIATTLTNAISLVKIAPAYLFTGPRGTGKTSSARILAKSLNCLQTGHPTPTPCGVCDTCQGITKGYSLDVIEIDAASNTGVDNIRELIEKAQFAPVQCRYKVYVIDECHMLSAAAFNALLKTLEEPPKHVVFVLATTDPQRVLPTIISRCQRFDFRRIQLEAMVKHLSKIAYNENIPISQDAITLVAQISQGGLRDAESLLDQLALLPGEVSPEQVWDLVGSVSEKDLFALLQAIAQNDSEKVLDHTRNILDRGREPLIILQNLGAFYRDLLIAKTASSRQDLVSCTQETWQQLVSFAAKLDITFILRGQQQLRTAEVQLKSTTQPRLWLEVTLLGMLPITQSSMVAPSSPSVYPATIQNQNGINYNVPPSPIYKQAYQQAHQQATPNLVSSSSSLPTHNPQHSPNYLEQATSSSSEAIPPSSEHDLNQIWYQVLGNLQPASRREMLRQMSQLLEFDGNLAKIGIKQAWYEKGKSDLGIIQNAFHQTFQRHIQIQLEKTNSGSTTRRNSIPEDSTRVYQSLTTPTYQPAPQPTPSPKIETVHTVVNNLASNPPLVNKLTPNPSTPSPQHNREPEPIVITNQLPKSNGSVSNQDDSQVAKAAKSLAEFFSGQITQLTDDNFDLAEIGASMDSDLEVYNLDDYE; from the coding sequence ATGTCCTACGAGCCCCTACATCATAAGTATCGCCCCAAGAGTTTTGCTGAACTGGTTGGACAGGAAGCAATTGCTACCACGCTAACAAATGCTATTAGTTTGGTTAAGATTGCTCCAGCTTATTTATTTACAGGTCCCAGAGGTACAGGGAAAACTTCCAGTGCCCGGATTCTAGCTAAATCATTAAATTGTCTCCAAACTGGTCATCCCACTCCTACCCCCTGCGGTGTATGTGACACTTGTCAAGGCATTACCAAGGGTTATTCCCTCGACGTGATTGAAATTGACGCTGCTAGTAATACGGGTGTAGATAATATTCGCGAACTAATAGAAAAGGCCCAATTCGCCCCCGTACAGTGTCGATATAAGGTTTATGTAATTGATGAGTGTCACATGTTAAGTGCAGCAGCATTTAATGCACTACTTAAAACCTTGGAGGAACCACCTAAACACGTAGTTTTTGTCCTGGCTACAACTGACCCTCAAAGAGTATTGCCAACTATTATTTCCCGTTGTCAAAGATTTGACTTTCGCCGAATTCAGTTGGAAGCAATGGTAAAACATTTATCTAAAATCGCTTATAATGAAAATATCCCTATTTCCCAAGACGCTATTACCCTAGTCGCCCAAATATCTCAGGGGGGTTTACGAGATGCTGAAAGTTTATTAGACCAATTGGCTTTACTACCCGGAGAAGTTTCCCCAGAGCAGGTTTGGGATCTAGTCGGATCCGTTAGCGAAAAGGACTTATTTGCCCTATTACAGGCGATCGCTCAAAATGATAGTGAGAAGGTATTAGATCACACGCGCAATATTTTAGACAGAGGTAGAGAACCCCTAATTATTCTGCAAAACCTGGGGGCTTTTTACCGAGATTTACTGATAGCTAAAACTGCCTCTAGCCGTCAGGATCTAGTGAGTTGTACTCAAGAAACATGGCAACAATTAGTTAGCTTTGCAGCTAAATTAGACATAACATTTATTTTACGTGGACAGCAACAATTAAGAACAGCCGAGGTGCAATTAAAGAGTACCACCCAGCCACGTTTATGGCTAGAAGTGACACTACTGGGAATGCTACCCATTACCCAGAGTTCCATGGTAGCTCCATCTAGCCCATCAGTCTATCCAGCGACTATACAAAACCAGAATGGGATTAACTACAATGTACCACCATCCCCTATTTATAAACAAGCCTATCAACAAGCCCATCAACAAGCAACCCCTAATTTAGTATCCAGTTCTTCATCACTACCCACCCATAATCCCCAGCATTCCCCTAATTATTTAGAACAAGCTACATCCAGCTCATCAGAAGCAATACCACCATCATCCGAACACGACCTAAATCAAATTTGGTATCAAGTGCTGGGCAATCTTCAACCAGCATCCAGGAGAGAAATGCTCCGTCAGATGAGTCAACTATTAGAATTCGATGGTAATTTAGCCAAGATTGGCATTAAACAAGCATGGTACGAGAAAGGTAAATCCGACCTAGGGATTATTCAAAATGCCTTTCATCAGACCTTTCAGCGTCATATTCAGATTCAGTTAGAAAAGACAAATTCCGGTAGCACCACCAGAAGAAATTCCATACCAGAAGATTCGACCCGTGTTTATCAATCACTAACCACACCAACATATCAACCAGCACCACAACCAACCCCATCACCCAAAATTGAAACAGTTCACACAGTAGTTAATAATCTAGCTAGTAACCCACCACTAGTCAATAAGTTGACGCCTAATCCAAGCACTCCATCCCCTCAACACAACAGGGAACCAGAACCCATAGTCATAACCAATCAATTACCTAAATCTAATGGGTCAGTTTCCAACCAGGACGACAGTCAAGTAGCTAAAGCAGCTAAAAGTTTGGCTGAATTCTTCTCGGGACAAATAACTCAGCTCACAGATGACAACTTTGACCTAGCAGAAATTGGTGCATCAATGGATAGCGACCTAGAAGTATACAATCTGGATGACTATGAGTAG